One genomic segment of Spiroplasma endosymbiont of Poecilobothrus nobilitatus includes these proteins:
- a CDS encoding IS3 family transposase, which translates to MSRKGNPADNGYCETWFKSYKYECLNLIPKSNITKEVLMKVTHNYVNFYNNYRPLTKLKGMSPVEYRLHS; encoded by the coding sequence ATGTCTCGGAAAGGCAATCCTGCTGATAATGGTTATTGTGAAACGTGATTTAAATCTTATAAATATGAATGTTTAAATTTAATTCCTAAAAGCAACATAACAAAAGAAGTTTTAATGAAAGTTACACATAATTATGTAAATTTTTATAATAATTACCGTCCTTTAACAAAATTAAAAGGAATGAGCCCCGTTGAGTACAGACTTCATTCCTAG
- a CDS encoding YfcC family protein, protein MDVKKKKKFKFKLPTAFTILLGIMLLIIIVSWIPGTTGQWKDADGELQKGGPAGIFDLFLAPMQGFKSKVDVIVFILVLGGFLGIVIESKALDAGIVRLVAKMKGREIWIIPIVMFLFSVGGTTYGMGEETIALYPVIIPVLLAAGFDVLTAVMAILFGAGIGCIGSTLNPFVIQVAAAGVPDLTSTTGIIWRAVSWLLLTVGGISFVVWYALRVRRTPGKSPLFDKKDFYEAEFAIVDDLPAYNGKRKAIMAIFMISFVLMIFLLIGWDKFGIPVFVDFTKLVSEHAPFIANLFAPLGQWSFMEISALFFIASIIIALINWKGEEKYVNSFIGGLADILSVCLVIAFAAGIGFIMTNTGMQNKLVSRLSAPMSKLGKTGFIMVAFFFFLIISFVIPSSSGFAQTVFPILGPVANGVATGLTSGTITAFSFANGIINLISPTSAILMAALSISKVPYGSFIKASWPLIVGIVVVTIILLGIGTLLPISKNSPWFSMPVE, encoded by the coding sequence ATGGATGTAAAAAAGAAAAAAAAGTTTAAATTTAAATTGCCGACAGCATTTACAATTTTATTAGGAATTATGCTCTTAATTATTATTGTCTCTTGAATTCCAGGAACAACTGGTCAATGAAAAGATGCTGATGGCGAACTTCAGAAAGGTGGGCCCGCAGGAATTTTTGACTTATTTTTAGCTCCGATGCAAGGATTTAAAAGTAAAGTTGATGTTATTGTCTTTATTTTAGTTTTAGGAGGTTTCTTAGGCATCGTTATTGAATCAAAAGCATTAGATGCCGGGATTGTGCGTTTAGTAGCAAAAATGAAAGGCCGTGAAATTTGAATTATTCCAATTGTAATGTTTTTATTTTCAGTTGGTGGTACAACTTATGGAATGGGGGAAGAAACAATCGCCTTATACCCAGTTATTATTCCTGTTTTATTAGCTGCTGGTTTTGATGTTTTAACAGCGGTAATGGCAATTTTATTTGGTGCTGGAATTGGTTGTATTGGTTCAACATTAAATCCGTTTGTTATCCAAGTTGCTGCTGCTGGTGTGCCCGATTTAACATCAACAACAGGAATTATTTGAAGAGCCGTGTCATGATTATTATTAACAGTGGGTGGAATTTCATTTGTTGTTTGATATGCGTTACGTGTTCGTCGTACACCAGGAAAATCACCATTATTTGATAAAAAAGATTTTTATGAAGCAGAATTTGCAATTGTTGATGATTTACCAGCATACAATGGTAAACGAAAAGCAATTATGGCAATTTTTATGATTAGTTTTGTCTTAATGATTTTTTTATTAATTGGATGGGATAAATTTGGAATTCCTGTCTTTGTTGATTTTACAAAATTAGTTAGTGAGCATGCCCCATTTATTGCGAATTTATTTGCGCCATTAGGGCAATGATCATTTATGGAAATTTCAGCATTATTCTTTATTGCATCAATTATTATTGCATTAATTAATTGAAAAGGAGAAGAAAAATACGTTAATAGTTTTATCGGTGGTTTAGCTGATATTCTATCTGTTTGTTTGGTTATTGCCTTTGCAGCTGGGATTGGGTTTATTATGACAAATACTGGAATGCAAAACAAATTAGTTAGTAGATTATCTGCACCAATGTCGAAATTAGGAAAAACAGGCTTTATTATGGTAGCCTTCTTCTTCTTTCTAATTATCTCATTTGTAATTCCATCTAGTTCAGGATTTGCCCAAACTGTTTTCCCAATTTTAGGTCCTGTTGCTAATGGGGTAGCAACTGGTTTAACATCAGGAACAATTACTGCCTTTTCATTCGCGAATGGAATTATTAATTTAATTTCACCAACAAGTGCAATTTTAATGGCAGCGTTATCAATTTCAAAAGTTCCTTATGGTAGTTTTATAAAAGCATCATGACCATTAATTGTTGGAATTGTTGTTGTAACAATCATCTTGTTAGGAATTGGAACTTTATTACCAATTTCAAAAAATAGTCCTTGATTCTCAATGCCAGTTGAGTAA